A part of Clostridium novyi genomic DNA contains:
- a CDS encoding replication-associated recombination protein A, with the protein MDLFDLALKKSTTNKPLAERMRPKNLNEFFGQEHIIGKGKLLRRLIKTDNLTSIILYGPPGVGKTTLAHIISLDTKSEFVKLNATSTGVKEIREYIKKAEEVLKFYGKRTIFFIDEIHSLKKGSQQDALLEAIEKGIVVLIGATTENPYFEINRALLSRSKIFQLESLKENEIVEVLQRALKDSKRGYGNLKINIDEEVLKIVAKLSGGDARGSLNTLELAILSTPRNSDGSITINKEIIKECIQKPIVNYDATGDNHYDIISAFIKSIRGSNPDAALYWFGRMIIGGEDPRFIVRRLIVHASEDIGMKDPNAMNIAHAAWNALESVGMPEARIPIAEAIIYLATAPKSNAVLVAVDKAIEDAKNNQYRVPSHLRDTHYRGSSELGSCGYKYPHDYSGNYVEQRYFPIEMNEKKYYKEK; encoded by the coding sequence ATGGATTTATTTGATCTAGCATTAAAAAAAAGTACTACAAATAAACCTTTAGCAGAAAGAATGAGACCTAAAAATTTAAATGAATTTTTTGGTCAAGAACACATAATTGGTAAAGGGAAACTTTTAAGAAGACTTATAAAAACGGACAATCTAACTTCAATAATTTTATATGGACCTCCAGGAGTAGGAAAGACAACTTTAGCTCATATTATATCTTTGGATACTAAAAGTGAGTTTGTAAAATTAAATGCTACATCTACTGGAGTTAAAGAGATAAGAGAGTACATAAAAAAGGCTGAAGAGGTCTTAAAGTTTTATGGTAAAAGAACAATATTTTTCATTGATGAAATACACTCTTTAAAAAAAGGTTCTCAACAAGATGCACTTTTAGAAGCTATAGAGAAGGGAATTGTTGTATTAATTGGAGCTACTACGGAAAATCCGTATTTTGAAATTAATAGAGCACTTCTTAGTAGATCTAAGATATTTCAATTAGAAAGTCTTAAAGAAAATGAAATAGTTGAAGTATTGCAAAGGGCATTAAAAGATTCTAAAAGAGGATATGGAAATTTAAAAATAAATATTGATGAAGAAGTATTAAAAATTGTAGCAAAGCTTTCTGGAGGAGATGCTAGAGGGAGTTTAAATACACTAGAGCTTGCTATATTATCTACTCCAAGAAATAGTGATGGAAGTATAACTATAAATAAAGAAATAATAAAAGAATGTATTCAAAAACCTATAGTAAACTATGATGCTACGGGAGATAATCATTATGATATTATATCAGCTTTTATAAAAAGTATAAGAGGTTCTAATCCTGATGCTGCTCTTTATTGGTTTGGAAGGATGATTATTGGAGGAGAGGATCCTAGATTTATTGTTAGACGACTTATTGTTCATGCATCAGAAGATATAGGAATGAAGGATCCTAATGCTATGAATATAGCTCATGCTGCCTGGAATGCACTTGAATCAGTTGGAATGCCCGAAGCTAGAATACCCATAGCTGAAGCTATTATATATCTCGCAACAGCACCAAAATCTAATGCAGTTTTAGTTGCTGTGGATAAAGCTATTGAGGATGCTAAAAATAATCAATATAGAGTACCTAGTCACTTAAGAGATACCCATTATAGAGGCTCAAGTGAACTTGGAAGTTGTGGATATAAATATCCACATGACTATTCAGGAAACTATGTTGAACAACGATATTTCCCTATAGAAATGAATGAAAAAAAATATTATAAAGAAAAATAG
- the nifS gene encoding cysteine desulfurase NifS: MDKKIYMDYSATTYTKPEVLKEMLPYFTENYGNPSSLYTLSDLNRKAINIARERVAKAINAEVDEICFTSGGCESDNWALKGVAFSRKNKGNHIITTSIEHHAILNSCKFLEKNGFEVTYLPVNEEGLVNPEDVKNAITDKTILVSIMFANNEIGSIQPIKEIGSICREKKVLFHTDAVQAVGHIPVDVKEMNIDLLSMAAHKFYGPKGVGALYIRRGIRIENLIHGGGQERNRRASTENIAGIVGMGKAIEIAINEMPQESKRLAMLRDKLIKEFSEKIPYAKLNGPQGDKRLPGNVNMSFIGIEGETLLLDLDYIGVYASTGSACASSDLSASHVLLSIGLDHGVAHGSLRLSLGETNDDNEVNYVIENLPKIIKRRREMSPYWEEFLKKKGEK, from the coding sequence ATGGATAAGAAAATTTATATGGATTATTCAGCAACAACATATACTAAACCAGAAGTACTAAAGGAAATGCTTCCTTATTTTACAGAGAATTATGGAAATCCATCTTCTTTGTATACTCTTTCAGATTTAAATAGAAAAGCGATAAATATTGCAAGAGAGAGAGTTGCTAAAGCTATTAATGCTGAAGTTGATGAGATATGTTTTACAAGTGGTGGGTGTGAATCGGACAACTGGGCACTTAAAGGAGTAGCATTTTCAAGGAAAAATAAAGGAAATCATATAATTACTACTTCTATTGAACATCATGCTATATTAAATAGTTGTAAATTCTTAGAAAAAAATGGATTTGAAGTAACTTATTTACCAGTAAATGAAGAAGGATTAGTAAATCCTGAAGATGTAAAAAATGCTATAACTGATAAAACCATATTGGTTTCTATTATGTTTGCAAATAATGAAATTGGATCAATACAGCCTATAAAAGAAATAGGATCTATTTGTAGAGAAAAAAAAGTTTTATTCCATACAGATGCAGTTCAAGCTGTAGGGCATATTCCTGTGGATGTAAAAGAAATGAACATAGATTTACTTTCAATGGCTGCTCACAAATTTTATGGTCCTAAAGGAGTAGGAGCACTTTATATAAGACGTGGAATTAGAATTGAAAATTTAATCCATGGTGGTGGTCAAGAAAGAAATAGAAGAGCAAGTACAGAAAACATAGCTGGAATAGTAGGTATGGGTAAGGCTATAGAGATAGCTATAAATGAAATGCCACAAGAATCAAAGAGATTAGCAATGCTTAGAGATAAATTAATTAAAGAGTTTAGTGAGAAAATACCTTATGCAAAATTAAATGGACCACAAGGGGATAAAAGGCTTCCTGGAAATGTTAATATGAGCTTTATTGGTATAGAGGGTGAAACATTATTACTTGACTTAGACTATATAGGTGTTTATGCATCTACAGGAAGTGCGTGTGCATCAAGTGATTTATCGGCTTCACATGTATTACTTTCAATAGGACTTGATCATGGTGTTGCACATGGTTCATTAAGATTAAGTTTGGGTGAAACCAATGATGATAATGAGGTAAACTATGTTATAGAAAATCTTCCTAAGATAATTAAAAGAAGAAGAGAAATGTCACCTTATTGGGAAGAATTTTTAAAAAAGAAAGGGGAAAAATAA
- a CDS encoding YlbF family regulator has translation MNIYDKVHELANELKECEEVKNFKKAKKGLEGKESSKKMVEDFRKVQMQAYSEQMEHGKPSKETLERLEKLGSIMSMDMDVSNYMEAEVKFGVLWEDIIKILGKAVDDDFDKTK, from the coding sequence ATGAACATATATGATAAAGTACATGAACTTGCAAATGAATTAAAAGAGTGTGAAGAAGTTAAGAATTTTAAAAAAGCCAAAAAAGGGTTAGAAGGTAAAGAATCTAGCAAAAAAATGGTTGAAGACTTTAGAAAAGTACAAATGCAAGCGTATTCAGAACAGATGGAACATGGTAAACCATCAAAAGAAACTCTTGAAAGATTAGAGAAATTAGGGTCAATAATGTCTATGGATATGGATGTTTCAAACTACATGGAAGCAGAAGTGAAGTTTGGAGTATTATGGGAAGATATTATAAAGATATTAGGAAAAGCAGTAGATGATGATTTTGATAAAACAAAATAG
- the alaS gene encoding alanine--tRNA ligase has translation MEKMGLNQVREAYLKFFESKGHLRLPSFSVVPKNDKSLLLINAGMAPLKPYFTGLQTPPRKRVTTCQKCIRTGDIENVGKTSRHATFFEMLGNFSFGDYFKNEVIPWAWEFTTEVLKMPKDKLYVTIYLDDDEAYDIWTTKTDVDPKHIFRLGKEDNFWEHGVGPCGPCSEIHFYKDNGEIKSVEEFIEKSDADRAVEFWNLVFTQFDKDEDGNYNRLEFPNIDTGMGLERMATIMQGVETIFEVDTIRSILDKVANLANTTYGEDSVKDMSLRIITDHVRSVSVMISDEVLPSNEGRGYVLRRLLRRAARHGRLLGIPGTFLHKIVNSVIENSGDAYPELKEKKDYIKKVISIEEERFAETIDSGMEILKEYIEELEKENKNVLSGEKVFKLYDTYGFPLELTEEILEEKNITVDMDGFNEEMKVQRERARAARSESTYMGTDVKVIDTIPSEIETKFDGYKNLELQSKIKVIIKNDDFADCIKAGEKGIIVTDKTPFYAEMGGQIGDKGTISADGFVAKVENCKNNIGGKIIHFVEVIEGNIKLGDEVLLEVDRVRRDNVSKNHSTTHLLHAALREVLGDHVHQSGSYVDEDKLRFDFTHFEGVTQEELTKVEDLVNNIISKVYEVETNEMTIEEARQRGAMALFDEKYGDKVRVVKIGNFSVELCGGTHISNIGKIGLFKIVSESGIAAGIRRIEAVTGTKALEFIKDKSNLLKEVAELLKCSEKDILNRLNQQSLELKEKEKEIASLKSKLASGSEDEILNNVKEIKGVKLAVANLKDVDGEALRNLGDKIKNKLGSGVVVLGSEVEGKVQFIAMASKDVVSKGVHCGTIVREIAKIAGGGGGGRPDMAQAGGRLPEKLKDAMNAVENIMENLVK, from the coding sequence ATGGAAAAAATGGGATTGAACCAAGTTAGAGAAGCATATTTAAAATTTTTTGAAAGTAAAGGACATTTAAGACTTCCAAGTTTTTCAGTTGTACCCAAAAATGATAAAAGTCTTTTACTTATAAATGCAGGTATGGCTCCACTTAAGCCATATTTTACAGGACTTCAAACTCCTCCAAGAAAGAGGGTTACAACTTGCCAAAAATGTATTAGAACTGGTGATATAGAAAATGTAGGAAAAACATCAAGACATGCTACGTTTTTTGAAATGTTAGGAAACTTCTCTTTTGGAGATTATTTTAAAAATGAAGTTATACCTTGGGCATGGGAATTTACTACAGAAGTTTTAAAAATGCCTAAAGATAAGTTGTATGTAACTATTTACTTAGATGATGATGAAGCTTATGATATATGGACAACTAAAACAGATGTAGATCCTAAACATATATTTAGATTAGGTAAAGAAGATAATTTCTGGGAACATGGTGTTGGACCATGTGGACCATGTTCTGAAATACATTTTTATAAAGATAATGGAGAAATAAAATCAGTAGAAGAATTTATAGAAAAATCTGATGCAGATAGAGCTGTTGAGTTCTGGAATCTTGTATTTACTCAATTTGATAAAGATGAAGATGGAAACTACAATAGATTAGAATTCCCTAATATTGATACAGGTATGGGACTTGAAAGAATGGCAACTATAATGCAAGGGGTAGAAACTATTTTTGAAGTTGACACAATAAGAAGTATTTTAGATAAAGTTGCAAATCTTGCAAACACTACATATGGAGAAGATAGTGTAAAAGATATGTCATTAAGAATCATAACTGATCATGTAAGAAGTGTTTCTGTTATGATAAGTGATGAGGTTCTTCCATCTAATGAAGGTAGAGGATACGTACTTAGAAGGCTTTTAAGAAGAGCTGCAAGACATGGTAGACTTTTAGGTATACCAGGTACTTTCTTACATAAGATAGTAAATAGTGTTATTGAAAATTCTGGAGATGCTTATCCTGAACTAAAAGAAAAGAAAGATTATATTAAAAAAGTTATTTCTATAGAAGAAGAAAGATTTGCAGAAACTATAGATTCTGGTATGGAAATATTAAAAGAATATATAGAAGAATTAGAAAAAGAAAATAAAAATGTATTATCAGGTGAAAAAGTATTTAAATTATATGATACTTATGGATTCCCACTTGAATTAACTGAAGAAATCCTTGAAGAAAAAAACATAACAGTAGATATGGATGGATTCAATGAAGAAATGAAAGTTCAAAGAGAAAGAGCAAGAGCTGCAAGATCAGAAAGCACTTACATGGGAACTGATGTAAAAGTTATTGATACTATACCTTCTGAAATAGAAACAAAATTTGATGGATATAAGAATTTAGAATTACAATCAAAAATAAAAGTTATTATAAAGAATGATGATTTTGCTGATTGTATAAAAGCAGGAGAAAAGGGAATAATAGTTACTGACAAAACTCCTTTTTATGCTGAAATGGGAGGACAAATAGGAGATAAAGGTACTATTTCTGCTGATGGGTTTGTTGCAAAAGTTGAAAACTGCAAAAATAATATAGGTGGAAAAATAATTCACTTTGTAGAAGTTATAGAAGGAAATATAAAATTAGGTGATGAAGTATTATTAGAAGTAGATAGAGTAAGAAGAGATAATGTAAGTAAAAATCATAGTACAACACACTTACTTCATGCAGCACTTCGTGAAGTTTTAGGTGATCATGTACACCAATCAGGTTCTTATGTTGATGAGGACAAATTAAGATTTGATTTTACACATTTTGAAGGTGTAACACAAGAAGAATTAACTAAAGTAGAAGATTTAGTTAATAATATTATTTCAAAAGTATATGAAGTTGAAACAAATGAAATGACTATTGAAGAAGCTAGACAAAGAGGAGCAATGGCGTTATTTGATGAAAAATATGGTGACAAAGTAAGAGTTGTTAAAATAGGTAACTTTAGCGTAGAACTTTGTGGAGGAACTCATATTTCTAATATAGGTAAAATAGGATTATTCAAAATAGTATCAGAAAGTGGTATAGCTGCTGGAATTAGAAGAATTGAAGCAGTTACAGGTACTAAAGCGTTAGAATTCATAAAAGATAAATCTAATTTACTAAAAGAAGTTGCTGAGTTATTAAAATGTTCAGAAAAGGATATATTAAATAGATTAAATCAACAAAGCTTAGAATTAAAAGAAAAAGAAAAAGAAATAGCATCTCTTAAATCAAAGCTTGCAAGTGGATCAGAGGATGAAATATTAAATAATGTAAAAGAAATAAAAGGTGTAAAGCTTGCTGTTGCTAATCTTAAAGATGTTGATGGAGAAGCTCTTAGAAATTTAGGAGATAAAATAAAAAATAAATTAGGTAGTGGTGTAGTTGTACTTGGAAGTGAAGTAGAAGGAAAAGTACAATTTATAGCTATGGCTAGTAAAGATGTAGTTTCAAAAGGCGTTCATTGTGGAACAATAGTTAGAGAAATAGCTAAAATTGCCGGCGGTGGCGGCGGTGGAAGACCAGATATGGCTCAAGCAGGTGGAAGGCTTCCAGAAAAACTAAAAGATGCTATGAATGCAGTTGAAAATATTATGGAAAATTTAGTAAAATAG
- a CDS encoding RrF2 family transcriptional regulator — translation MKLSTKGRYGVRAMVDLAINYSESPVSIKSIAGRQNISELYLEQLFSPLRKAKLIKSVRGAQGGYVLSKHPKEISVSDIIDVLEGPIEISSCIDSGECNNMEVCPSRLLWEKIKNSIDEVTKSITLQDMANDYKRLKNRSVKNG, via the coding sequence ATGAAGTTATCTACAAAAGGAAGATATGGTGTGCGAGCTATGGTTGATTTAGCTATAAATTATAGTGAATCGCCAGTTTCTATAAAAAGTATAGCCGGAAGACAAAATATATCAGAATTATACTTAGAACAACTCTTCTCTCCACTTAGAAAAGCAAAATTAATAAAAAGTGTAAGGGGAGCACAGGGAGGATATGTTTTGAGTAAACATCCAAAAGAAATTAGTGTTTCAGATATAATAGATGTTTTAGAAGGACCAATTGAGATTTCATCTTGTATAGATTCAGGAGAATGTAACAATATGGAAGTTTGTCCTAGTAGATTATTATGGGAAAAGATAAAAAATAGTATAGATGAAGTAACGAAATCTATAACTCTACAAGATATGGCTAATGACTATAAAAGGTTAAAGAATAGGAGTGTAAAGAATGGATAA
- the mnmA gene encoding tRNA 2-thiouridine(34) synthase MnmA, translated as MSKKVAIGLSGGVDSSVAAYLLKEKGYDLIGITMKVSDVDVSEDAAKIAQKLDIPYHILDLRDEFKNHVIDNFAEEYLQGRTPNPCAMCNKYIKFGVLLQKAKELGADYIATGHYARVEEHNGRYLVLNAKDDKKDQTYMFYSLTQDVLKHILMPCGEYTKVQIREIARNLDLEVHDKKESMDICFIPDNDHGKYIQSLECKDRIKPGNFVDKQGNILGKHKGLIYYTIGQRKGLGLSLGKPGFVVDIIPERNEVVVGDESEIFNSGLIAKDINFIPFDSLENPMEVEAKIRYSTTKSKATIIPFEEGKVKVVFEDKQRAITKGQRVVFYIQDMLVGGGTIEDIVK; from the coding sequence ATGAGTAAAAAAGTAGCTATAGGATTAAGTGGAGGAGTTGACAGTTCTGTAGCAGCATATCTTTTAAAAGAAAAAGGATATGATTTAATAGGTATAACAATGAAGGTATCCGATGTTGATGTTTCAGAAGATGCTGCAAAAATTGCACAAAAACTAGATATACCATACCATATATTGGATTTAAGAGATGAATTTAAAAATCATGTTATAGATAATTTTGCTGAAGAATACTTACAAGGAAGAACCCCTAATCCATGTGCTATGTGCAATAAATATATAAAATTTGGTGTATTATTACAAAAAGCTAAAGAATTAGGTGCTGATTATATAGCTACGGGACATTATGCAAGAGTTGAAGAACATAATGGTAGATACTTAGTTTTGAATGCTAAAGATGATAAAAAAGACCAAACATATATGTTTTATAGCTTAACCCAAGATGTTTTAAAGCATATATTAATGCCTTGTGGAGAATATACTAAAGTACAGATAAGAGAAATTGCCAGAAATTTAGATTTAGAAGTTCATGATAAAAAAGAAAGCATGGATATTTGTTTTATACCAGACAATGATCATGGAAAATATATTCAAAGTTTAGAATGTAAGGACAGAATTAAACCTGGTAATTTTGTGGATAAACAAGGGAATATATTAGGAAAACATAAAGGATTAATATATTATACTATAGGGCAAAGAAAAGGACTTGGATTATCACTTGGTAAACCTGGATTTGTTGTAGATATTATTCCAGAAAGAAATGAAGTAGTTGTTGGAGATGAGTCAGAAATTTTCAATAGTGGACTTATTGCAAAAGATATTAATTTTATTCCTTTTGATTCATTAGAGAATCCAATGGAAGTTGAGGCTAAGATAAGGTATTCAACTACTAAAAGCAAAGCTACTATAATACCTTTTGAAGAGGGAAAAGTTAAAGTTGTGTTTGAAGATAAGCAAAGAGCAATAACTAAAGGTCAAAGAGTTGTTTTTTATATTCAAGATATGTTAGTAGGCGGAGGAACTATCGAGGATATAGTTAAATAA
- a CDS encoding DUF1292 domain-containing protein, whose protein sequence is MENDFSTIVLKDEEGKEVEFQVIMKFDIEDKEYVIVTLAEEEADAIAFRIDKDESGENIFVTIDDDDEFQMVCEAYETLSLESQN, encoded by the coding sequence ATGGAAAATGATTTCAGCACAATAGTTTTAAAAGATGAAGAAGGTAAAGAAGTAGAATTTCAAGTTATAATGAAGTTTGATATTGAAGACAAAGAATATGTAATTGTAACTCTTGCAGAAGAGGAAGCTGATGCTATTGCTTTTAGAATAGATAAAGATGAAAGTGGAGAAAATATTTTTGTCACTATAGATGATGATGATGAGTTCCAAATGGTTTGTGAAGCATATGAAACATTAAGCTTAGAAAGTCAAAACTAA
- the nifU gene encoding Fe-S cluster assembly scaffold protein NifU: MYSEKVMDHFRNPRNVGEIQNPSGVGEVGNPQCGDIMKIYLEVKDNIIKDVKFKTFGCGSAIASSSMATELVKGKTLEEAWKLTNKAVAEALEGLPPVKMHCSVLAEEAIHTAINDYRIKQGLEPWEMKVHSDHIHDEVHGK, from the coding sequence ATGTATAGTGAAAAGGTAATGGATCATTTTAGAAATCCTAGAAATGTTGGGGAAATACAAAATCCAAGTGGAGTTGGAGAAGTTGGTAATCCACAATGTGGAGATATAATGAAAATATATTTAGAAGTTAAAGATAATATAATAAAAGATGTAAAGTTTAAAACATTTGGATGTGGATCTGCTATAGCATCATCAAGTATGGCAACAGAACTTGTGAAGGGAAAAACTTTAGAGGAAGCTTGGAAGTTAACTAATAAAGCTGTTGCAGAAGCTTTAGAAGGACTTCCACCAGTTAAAATGCATTGTTCTGTTCTTGCAGAGGAAGCAATTCATACAGCTATAAATGACTATAGAATTAAACAAGGATTAGAACCTTGGGAAATGAAGGTGCATTCAGATCATATTCATGATGAAGTACACGGAAAATAA
- the ruvX gene encoding Holliday junction resolvase RuvX, producing the protein MRILGLDVGNKTIGVAVSDPLGFTAQGITTVHRKELEEDIQEIDKICHEYKIELIISGLPKNMNGTIGEQGEKVLEFCDVLKEKLDIPIKMWDERLTTVAAHKAMLEANLSRAKRKKIVDKIAATYILQGYLDSI; encoded by the coding sequence ATGAGAATATTAGGTTTAGACGTTGGAAATAAGACAATCGGAGTAGCTGTTAGTGATCCATTAGGCTTTACTGCACAAGGAATTACAACAGTCCACAGAAAAGAATTAGAAGAAGATATACAAGAAATAGATAAGATATGTCATGAATATAAAATAGAACTTATAATTTCGGGACTTCCTAAAAATATGAATGGAACAATAGGAGAACAAGGAGAAAAAGTACTTGAATTTTGTGATGTTTTAAAAGAAAAACTGGATATCCCTATAAAGATGTGGGATGAACGACTTACTACAGTTGCGGCTCATAAAGCTATGCTTGAAGCAAATTTATCTAGAGCTAAAAGAAAAAAAATAGTTGATAAAATTGCTGCAACGTATATATTACAAGGATATTTGGATAGTATATAA
- a CDS encoding ribonuclease J: MRKEKDKIKIIPLGGLEEVGKNLTAFEYKNEIVVIDCGLKFPDDEMLGIDVVIPDIGYLLKNKEKVKGIFLTHGHEDHIGALPYVLKDLNVPVYGTKLTIGIVENRLKESGILSSSNLKRVQPRDIIKLNNISIEFIRTSHSIADSAAIAIHTPLGVILHTGDFKIDYTPIDGQVADLARFVELGKKGVIAMLADSTNVERQGYTMSERTVGKTFENIFSKAEGRIIVATFASNIHRIQQIITASEKIGRKVAVSGRSMENIVAVASELGYLKFEDGTLISVDDIKKYPNNRISIITTGSQGEPMSALSRMASSDHKKVSIVPGDMVIISATPIPGNEKLVSKVINQLFKQGANVIYEALADVHVSGHACQEELKLIHTLVKPKFFIPVHGEYRMLKQHAELAVKLGMPEKNAIISENGDVIEVTRDTIRKSGSVMSGQVFVDGLGVGDVGNIVLRDRRHLSQDGILTVVVTIGKDTGKVIAGPDIISRGFVYVRESEDLMEGARLIVRDALKECEEKHITEWAVIKSKVKEVLRMFLYEKTKRKPMILPIIMEV; encoded by the coding sequence TTGAGAAAAGAAAAGGACAAAATAAAAATTATACCACTAGGCGGATTGGAAGAAGTAGGAAAAAATCTAACAGCTTTTGAATATAAAAATGAAATAGTTGTTATAGATTGTGGACTCAAGTTTCCAGATGATGAAATGTTAGGAATAGATGTAGTAATACCTGACATTGGTTATTTGCTAAAAAATAAGGAAAAAGTTAAAGGAATATTTTTAACACATGGTCATGAAGATCATATAGGTGCATTACCATATGTTCTTAAAGATTTAAATGTACCTGTTTATGGAACTAAGTTAACTATTGGAATTGTAGAAAATAGACTTAAGGAAAGTGGAATTTTATCATCATCTAATTTAAAACGTGTACAGCCTAGAGATATTATAAAACTTAATAATATATCAATTGAGTTTATAAGAACTAGTCATAGTATAGCTGATTCAGCAGCAATAGCTATACACACACCACTTGGAGTCATATTGCATACTGGAGATTTTAAAATTGATTATACACCTATAGATGGGCAAGTAGCTGATTTAGCTAGATTTGTGGAATTGGGTAAAAAAGGTGTTATAGCTATGCTTGCAGATAGTACAAATGTAGAAAGACAAGGATATACTATGTCTGAAAGAACTGTAGGAAAAACCTTTGAAAATATATTTTCAAAAGCAGAGGGAAGGATAATAGTTGCAACATTTGCATCTAATATTCATAGAATTCAACAGATAATTACTGCTTCAGAGAAAATAGGAAGAAAGGTTGCAGTATCAGGTAGAAGCATGGAAAATATAGTTGCTGTAGCTTCAGAACTTGGATACCTAAAATTTGAAGATGGTACTTTAATAAGTGTAGATGATATTAAAAAGTATCCTAATAATCGAATATCTATAATTACAACTGGAAGTCAAGGAGAGCCTATGTCAGCACTTTCAAGAATGGCTTCTTCAGATCATAAAAAAGTAAGTATAGTCCCAGGTGATATGGTTATCATTTCTGCAACACCTATACCAGGAAATGAAAAATTGGTTTCCAAGGTAATAAATCAGTTATTTAAGCAAGGAGCAAACGTTATATATGAAGCGTTAGCTGATGTCCATGTTTCAGGTCATGCTTGTCAAGAAGAATTAAAACTTATTCATACTTTAGTAAAACCTAAATTTTTCATACCGGTTCATGGTGAATATAGGATGTTAAAACAGCATGCAGAACTTGCTGTGAAATTAGGAATGCCAGAAAAAAATGCAATTATATCAGAAAATGGAGATGTAATAGAAGTAACTAGAGATACTATAAGAAAAAGTGGTAGTGTAATGTCAGGTCAAGTATTTGTAGATGGTCTTGGCGTTGGTGATGTAGGTAATATAGTACTTAGAGATAGAAGACACTTATCACAAGATGGTATTTTAACAGTTGTAGTTACTATTGGAAAAGATACAGGAAAGGTTATTGCAGGGCCAGACATAATATCAAGAGGATTCGTATATGTTAGAGAATCAGAAGATTTAATGGAAGGTGCAAGACTAATAGTAAGAGATGCCTTAAAAGAATGTGAAGAAAAACATATTACAGAATGGGCAGTTATTAAGTCTAAAGTAAAAGAAGTATTAAGAATGTTCTTATATGAAAAGACTAAGAGAAAGCCAATGATACTTCCAATTATAATGGAAGTATAG
- a CDS encoding IreB family regulatory phosphoprotein, whose protein sequence is MSINENTMEFDIQKNKDDLTRNILTQVNDSLKEKGYNPINQLVGYLISGDPTYITNYNGARALIRKLERDEILEEVLKAYLLIK, encoded by the coding sequence ATGAGCATTAATGAGAATACAATGGAATTTGATATCCAGAAAAACAAAGATGATTTAACAAGAAATATTTTAACACAAGTAAATGACTCATTAAAAGAAAAGGGATATAATCCTATTAATCAACTAGTTGGTTATTTAATCTCTGGTGATCCTACTTATATTACAAACTATAATGGAGCAAGAGCATTAATTAGAAAATTAGAAAGAGACGAGATTCTCGAAGAGGTTTTAAAAGCCTATTTATTAATTAAATAA
- a CDS encoding Fur family transcriptional regulator — translation MSKTSPMQIEKLKEELKLKGYKLTPQRRAIVNIVIQNKGSHLTAEELYDLVKDECPEIGLATVYRTIQLLEEIGVVCKFNLDDGCNRYELVDEDEIHQHHHLICRECGKVIEVEEDLLDSIEKNVERQYKFKIENHSLKFIGICHECLEK, via the coding sequence ATGTCAAAAACATCTCCAATGCAAATTGAGAAATTAAAAGAGGAATTAAAATTAAAGGGATATAAATTAACTCCACAAAGAAGAGCTATAGTAAATATTGTTATACAAAATAAAGGGAGTCATCTTACTGCAGAAGAATTATATGATCTTGTAAAGGATGAGTGTCCTGAAATTGGATTAGCAACAGTGTATAGAACTATTCAGCTGTTGGAGGAAATAGGCGTAGTATGTAAATTTAATTTAGACGATGGTTGTAATAGATATGAATTAGTTGATGAAGATGAAATACATCAGCACCATCATTTAATATGTAGAGAATGTGGTAAGGTTATAGAAGTAGAGGAAGATTTATTAGATTCTATAGAAAAGAATGTTGAAAGACAGTATAAATTTAAGATAGAAAATCATAGTCTTAAATTTATTGGAATTTGCCATGAATGTTTAGAAAAATAA